Proteins from a genomic interval of Clostridium scatologenes:
- a CDS encoding TVP38/TMEM64 family protein: MDEFKKNLICKTLPILLIASMAILLVKYLPNILELTMSLDKFRSYIVSLKGLGSIVLIGFQVLQTVIAPIPGEVIQVAAGYIYGVPIGLTYSIVGMLLGAIIAFYFTRMIGGSFIEKLLNKENSKWMKDIMDSKKFSVILFIVFLVPGLPKDFLIYVAGLTPIKPLKFFGILLVSRFPWLLASVSIGSNLHYGNYTSTIIVSLLALVSFILGMLYKDKLINKLSSIRDSHKSCKAN, from the coding sequence ATGGATGAATTCAAAAAAAATTTAATTTGTAAAACATTACCAATTTTATTGATTGCTTCTATGGCTATACTGCTAGTAAAATATTTGCCTAATATTCTTGAATTGACTATGTCTCTTGATAAATTCAGAAGTTATATAGTTTCTTTAAAAGGTTTAGGCTCTATTGTACTTATTGGATTTCAAGTGCTTCAAACAGTAATTGCTCCAATTCCTGGAGAAGTTATCCAGGTTGCTGCTGGATATATTTATGGAGTACCCATAGGTCTAACCTACTCAATAGTAGGCATGCTACTTGGAGCTATTATAGCCTTCTATTTTACTAGAATGATAGGCGGTTCTTTCATAGAAAAGCTGCTAAATAAAGAAAACTCTAAATGGATGAAAGATATTATGGACAGTAAAAAATTCTCTGTAATTTTATTCATTGTTTTCTTAGTTCCCGGACTTCCAAAAGATTTTTTAATATATGTTGCAGGATTAACGCCTATAAAACCCTTAAAGTTTTTTGGAATCTTACTTGTCAGCAGATTTCCATGGCTTTTAGCATCTGTAAGTATTGGTTCTAACCTTCATTATGGTAACTATACATCAACAATAATAGTATCCTTACTAGCTTTAGTATCTTTCATTTTAGGGATGCTGTATAAAGATAAACTTATAAATAAACTTTCATCTATTAGGGATTCTCACAAGTCCTGCAAAGCTAACTAA
- a CDS encoding ATP-binding protein: MPIKVAYYIQNQLLTIYVENKINNNLKVVSSTGIGLKTCKKIMERHNGQITEEDYFFRFEKNMNRTFL; encoded by the coding sequence GTGCCAATTAAAGTTGCATATTATATACAAAATCAATTATTAACTATTTATGTTGAGAATAAAATAAATAATAATTTAAAAGTAGTAAGCAGCACAGGAATAGGTTTAAAAACTTGCAAAAAAATTATGGAAAGACATAATGGTCAAATTACTGAAGAGGATTATTTCTTTAGATTTGAAAAAAATATGAACAGAACCTTTCTATAA
- a CDS encoding cytidine deaminase: MDYKMLISKALEGRKNAYAPYSKFKVGAAVLTEDGKVYTGCNIENASYGATNCAERTSIFKAVSEGHTIIKAIAIVGVENEYTYPCGICRQVIAEFGSEDIEIILAKNEDQYIVKTLDEILPGAFTKKDLIK, translated from the coding sequence ATGGATTATAAGATGTTAATTTCTAAAGCTTTAGAAGGAAGAAAAAATGCTTATGCTCCTTATTCTAAATTTAAAGTTGGAGCAGCAGTGCTTACTGAAGATGGAAAAGTATATACAGGGTGTAACATAGAAAATGCGTCTTATGGTGCAACTAATTGTGCAGAAAGAACTTCCATATTTAAAGCAGTATCAGAAGGACATACAATTATTAAAGCTATAGCTATAGTTGGAGTAGAAAATGAATATACCTACCCTTGTGGTATCTGTAGACAAGTAATAGCAGAATTTGGGTCAGAGGATATTGAAATAATTTTGGCAAAAAATGAAGACCAGTATATAGTTAAAACATTGGATGAAATTTTGCCAGGAGCTTTTACTAAAAAAGATCTTATAAAGTAA
- a CDS encoding pyrimidine-nucleoside phosphorylase yields the protein MRMVDIISKKRDGEELSTEEINFFVEGYTKGTIPDYQASSLAMAIYFRDMNDRERSDLTMAMVNSGETIDLSAIDGIKVDKHSTGGVGDTTTLVLAPLVAALDVPVAKMSGRGLGHTGGTIDKLESIKGFHVEITKDQFIQLVNRDKVAVIGQTGNLTPADKKLYALRDVTGTVNSIPLIASSIMSKKIAAGADAIVLDVKTGAGAFMKTDKDAENLAHAMVKIGNSVGRNTMAIISDMSQPLGFAIGNALEVKEAIDTLKGEGPEDLTELVLTLGSQMVVLAKKANNLEEARKKLVEVIKNGKALDKFKLFLKNQGGDPSVVDNPEKLPQSKYKIDVPAKESGFVSNIVADEIGIAAMLLGAGRATKEDTIDLSVGLMLHKKVGDKVEKGESLLTIYSNRENVEDVKAKIYENILIANYTEKPILIHKIIIE from the coding sequence ATGAGAATGGTAGACATAATTTCAAAAAAGCGTGATGGAGAAGAATTATCAACAGAAGAAATAAACTTTTTTGTAGAAGGTTATACAAAAGGAACAATTCCTGATTATCAAGCAAGTTCTTTAGCAATGGCTATTTATTTTCGAGACATGAATGATCGTGAAAGATCAGATTTGACTATGGCAATGGTTAATTCGGGAGAAACCATTGATTTATCAGCTATTGATGGTATAAAGGTAGATAAACATTCAACTGGAGGTGTGGGTGATACAACAACGCTTGTATTAGCTCCTCTCGTTGCTGCATTAGATGTTCCTGTTGCCAAAATGTCTGGACGTGGACTTGGGCATACAGGTGGAACTATTGATAAATTAGAATCAATTAAAGGCTTCCATGTAGAGATTACAAAAGATCAATTCATCCAACTAGTCAACCGTGATAAAGTTGCTGTTATTGGTCAAACAGGTAATTTAACTCCAGCAGATAAAAAGCTGTATGCACTTCGTGATGTAACTGGAACTGTTAACTCAATTCCTTTAATTGCTAGTTCAATTATGAGTAAAAAAATTGCAGCAGGAGCAGATGCAATAGTACTAGATGTTAAAACAGGTGCAGGTGCTTTTATGAAAACAGATAAAGATGCAGAAAATTTGGCACATGCAATGGTTAAAATAGGTAATAGCGTAGGCAGAAATACCATGGCCATAATTTCTGATATGTCGCAGCCACTAGGTTTTGCTATTGGTAATGCACTTGAAGTAAAGGAAGCTATTGATACGTTAAAGGGAGAAGGCCCAGAAGATTTAACAGAACTTGTGCTAACTCTTGGAAGTCAAATGGTTGTATTAGCTAAAAAAGCAAACAATTTAGAAGAAGCGAGAAAAAAACTTGTTGAAGTAATAAAAAATGGTAAAGCATTAGATAAATTTAAATTATTTCTTAAAAATCAAGGTGGAGATCCATCAGTGGTAGATAATCCAGAAAAGTTGCCACAATCAAAATATAAAATCGATGTGCCTGCTAAAGAAAGTGGTTTTGTTTCTAATATTGTAGCTGATGAAATTGGAATTGCAGCAATGCTTTTAGGTGCAGGTAGGGCTACAAAAGAGGATACAATAGATTTATCAGTAGGTTTGATGCTTCATAAAAAAGTTGGTGACAAAGTAGAAAAGGGAGAGTCTCTTTTGACTATTTATTCAAATCGTGAAAATGTAGAGGATGTAAAAGCTAAAATTTATGAAAATATCTTAATTGCTAACTATACAGAAAAACCAATATTAATTCATAAAATTATTATAGAGTAA
- a CDS encoding ABC transporter ATP-binding protein, whose amino-acid sequence MKILEVTNLSKVYGRRVVFNALDNISFDIEKGEFVGIMGPSGSGKTTLLNMISTVDKPTSGEIKINGKNPLKLKGDSLALFRRRELGFVFQDFNLLDTLTVGENIVLPLTLDGVSVKKQDCEVKRISNILGIHDLINKRTFEISGGQSQRTAIARALIHKPTLLLADEPTGNLDSKAAKTVMELFEKINKEEQVTTMMVTHDPLSASYCSRILFIKDGTIYNEIYKGDSRQRFYQEIIDVLALLGGEN is encoded by the coding sequence ATGAAGATTTTAGAAGTTACGAATTTAAGTAAGGTATATGGTAGAAGAGTGGTATTTAATGCATTGGATAATATAAGCTTTGATATAGAAAAAGGAGAATTTGTAGGGATAATGGGGCCTTCAGGTAGTGGAAAGACAACACTATTAAATATGATTTCAACAGTAGATAAACCTACTTCAGGAGAAATAAAAATAAATGGTAAAAATCCATTAAAGCTTAAAGGTGATTCTTTGGCATTGTTTAGAAGGAGAGAATTAGGATTTGTATTTCAAGATTTTAATTTATTAGATACTTTAACTGTTGGGGAAAATATAGTACTTCCACTTACGCTAGATGGAGTATCAGTTAAGAAACAGGATTGTGAAGTGAAAAGAATATCAAATATACTAGGTATACATGATTTAATTAATAAAAGAACCTTTGAAATATCAGGAGGTCAGTCTCAAAGAACAGCTATTGCAAGGGCTTTAATACATAAGCCAACTTTGCTACTAGCAGATGAGCCTACAGGTAATTTGGATTCAAAGGCTGCTAAAACTGTAATGGAGTTATTTGAAAAAATTAATAAGGAAGAGCAGGTAACTACAATGATGGTAACTCATGATCCATTATCAGCAAGTTATTGTAGTAGGATTTTATTTATAAAAGATGGAACTATATATAATGAAATTTATAAAGGAGATAGTAGACAAAGATTTTATCAAGAAATTATTGATGTGCTTGCATTGCTTGGAGGTGAAAATTAA
- a CDS encoding FtsX-like permease family protein gives MNFMEFATKNVYRNAKAYFAYFLSSSMSAALLFSFTMIIFHPKFIVLKLPDHMINALHITTIIAYLFLCFFVFYSVSTFLKGRYKEFGILYIIGLSKKQIQKMISIENIIITSVSGIVGIVFGMVFSKILLAVSGKLLGFNALGFYLPVQAMIITFVGFLIMGMLISIFCSFVIKEDMVLKLLKGTKKPKAEPRSSIILVIVCVILLTAGYYMSLTCSEKTIAYRIIPVTIMVIIATYLLFSQLSTFIIKIMKKNRSFYMKKTTVLWISNLLYKIKDNTRMFFLITITTTIALCAVGSVYAYWQDKEAQIDRNFPQAFFYSDTYENKSKVNLKGDFIESSLKNKAVDYIKDNGEMKFIASTGEEDKVVVIKEESYRKLASTINLNIDSFNKNETLILGYSVKHKKENVVLDNIKLKIAKESNKGIMPIFYGDIYVVKDDVYQRINGTRVYFAAFNVKNYKNTLEICNNYINRFGEDKGDKVFKNFLKANILEMTKIAYGVILFTAIFIGLIFFVTTASFLYNKCYMDIIQDKVKYKQLNKIGLTYTEIKKVLNIEIGVLFLLPYIIAVIHFIFAMNALNAFQIKIIIPALQLIVAMMIIQIIYFLVIRKSYLLEIKKGLL, from the coding sequence ATGAACTTTATGGAGTTTGCCACTAAGAATGTGTATAGGAATGCAAAAGCATATTTTGCATACTTTTTAAGCAGCAGCATGTCAGCAGCCTTACTATTTTCATTTACAATGATCATATTTCATCCTAAGTTCATAGTACTTAAATTGCCTGATCATATGATAAATGCACTCCATATCACAACGATTATTGCATACTTATTTTTATGTTTCTTTGTATTTTATTCAGTTAGTACTTTTTTAAAGGGAAGATATAAGGAGTTTGGAATACTGTATATTATAGGCTTATCAAAAAAGCAAATACAAAAAATGATAAGCATTGAAAATATAATTATTACATCAGTATCAGGAATAGTAGGAATAGTATTTGGAATGGTTTTCTCAAAAATACTTTTAGCTGTTAGTGGAAAATTATTAGGATTTAATGCATTAGGATTTTACCTTCCAGTTCAGGCTATGATTATTACTTTTGTTGGATTTTTAATTATGGGAATGTTAATTTCAATATTTTGTTCATTTGTCATAAAAGAAGATATGGTTTTAAAGCTTTTGAAAGGAACTAAAAAACCTAAAGCTGAACCAAGGTCATCTATTATTCTTGTCATTGTTTGTGTAATATTGCTTACAGCAGGGTATTATATGTCACTTACATGCAGTGAAAAAACAATAGCATATAGGATAATACCTGTAACAATAATGGTAATTATAGCAACTTATCTTCTATTTTCACAGTTGAGTACATTTATAATTAAAATTATGAAAAAGAATAGAAGTTTTTATATGAAAAAAACCACGGTATTATGGATATCAAATTTATTGTATAAGATAAAGGATAATACAAGGATGTTTTTTCTAATTACCATAACTACAACTATTGCACTTTGTGCAGTAGGATCAGTATATGCTTATTGGCAAGATAAAGAAGCTCAAATAGATAGAAATTTTCCACAGGCATTTTTCTATTCAGATACTTATGAAAATAAAAGTAAAGTCAACTTAAAGGGCGATTTTATAGAAAGTTCACTTAAAAACAAAGCTGTGGATTATATTAAAGATAATGGTGAAATGAAGTTTATCGCTTCCACAGGTGAGGAGGATAAGGTAGTTGTAATTAAAGAAGAAAGTTATAGAAAGTTAGCATCAACAATAAACTTAAATATTGATTCTTTTAATAAAAATGAGACATTAATATTAGGTTATTCGGTGAAACACAAAAAAGAAAATGTTGTTTTAGATAATATAAAATTGAAAATTGCCAAAGAAAGTAATAAGGGAATAATGCCAATATTTTATGGTGATATATATGTAGTCAAGGATGATGTATATCAAAGGATAAATGGTACTAGAGTTTATTTTGCTGCATTTAATGTGAAAAATTACAAGAATACATTGGAGATATGTAACAATTATATTAATAGATTTGGAGAGGATAAAGGAGATAAAGTTTTTAAAAACTTTCTTAAAGCTAATATATTGGAAATGACAAAAATAGCATATGGTGTAATTTTGTTTACTGCAATATTTATTGGACTTATTTTCTTTGTAACTACTGCAAGTTTTTTGTATAACAAATGTTATATGGATATTATACAGGATAAAGTTAAGTATAAGCAGCTAAATAAAATAGGATTAACTTATACTGAAATAAAAAAGGTGTTAAACATTGAAATAGGAGTGTTATTTTTGTTACCGTATATAATAGCTGTAATACATTTTATTTTTGCTATGAATGCATTAAATGCTTTTCAAATTAAAATAATTATACCAGCACTTCAGCTAATAGTAGCTATGATGATTATTCAAATCATATATTTCCTAGTTATAAGGAAAAGTTACTTATTAGAAATAAAAAAAGGTTTGTTATAA
- a CDS encoding AI-2E family transporter, with amino-acid sequence MKDLFNLILFTFLFSYIIYNLQKFIVNKIPVHKSIVTIFLYIIIIGLISFFICKYVPEIIKEIQIIFKEISTITFSDRWAVYVNSLIEKIDIAKSYDKFMNTILSVGKNLVQGSLNVFIALMLSMFFVLEKEKIVKFVHKFKISKISCVYNYFEYFGTNFLNSFAKVIQAQFLIALANTFLSVLFLWIMNFPQLMGLGSMIFILSFIPVAGTVISLIPLCLIAFNIGGLIKVVSVIIMIALIHCLESYILNPKLMSDKTSLPIFFIFIILIVGKHFMGVWGLLLGIPLFIFILDILDVKISDESKKVNLKL; translated from the coding sequence ATGAAGGATTTATTTAATTTAATTCTTTTCACTTTTTTATTTTCTTACATAATTTATAATTTACAAAAGTTTATAGTTAATAAAATACCTGTACACAAGAGCATAGTAACAATTTTTTTATATATTATTATAATTGGGCTAATAAGTTTTTTTATATGCAAATATGTTCCTGAAATTATTAAGGAAATTCAAATAATATTTAAAGAAATATCTACCATTACTTTCTCAGATAGATGGGCAGTATATGTAAATTCTTTAATAGAAAAAATTGATATAGCGAAGTCTTATGATAAATTTATGAATACAATATTAAGTGTTGGTAAAAATTTAGTACAAGGTAGCTTGAATGTATTTATTGCTTTAATGTTAAGTATGTTTTTTGTTTTAGAGAAAGAAAAAATAGTAAAATTTGTACATAAATTCAAAATAAGTAAAATATCTTGTGTTTATAATTATTTTGAGTATTTTGGAACAAATTTTTTAAATTCCTTTGCTAAAGTAATACAAGCTCAATTTTTAATAGCTTTAGCCAATACATTTCTTTCTGTACTATTCTTGTGGATTATGAACTTTCCTCAATTGATGGGTTTAGGATCTATGATATTTATATTAAGTTTTATACCTGTTGCAGGAACTGTAATATCCTTAATACCACTTTGCCTAATAGCCTTTAACATTGGTGGATTAATTAAAGTGGTATCTGTGATTATAATGATTGCACTAATACATTGCTTAGAGAGTTATATATTGAATCCAAAACTAATGTCAGATAAAACATCCTTGCCTATATTTTTTATATTTATTATATTAATCGTTGGAAAACACTTTATGGGAGTATGGGGCTTATTACTTGGTATACCATTATTCATTTTTATTCTAGATATTTTAGATGTTAAAATATCAGATGAGTCTAAAAAAGTAAATTTAAAATTATAG
- a CDS encoding YoaK family protein encodes MLTKDVNIMGNNKIKNSIFNVTCESLHLGILLAIVGGFLDAYTFIGRDGVFANAQTGNIVLVGIAALNKNWKETLVQALPILAFILGVVVAETIKKNRSASFIKNSERAILIIEIILLFIIGFIPNNVYNFFVTVTISFVASIQTSSFRKLVDSPYATTMCTGNLRSASQAAYIAFTTKDRDSAIKATRYFIVIFSFLFGAFLGGLLTLSIGSKAVWFSVVILILSLILLNEDKL; translated from the coding sequence TTGCTTACTAAAGATGTAAATATAATGGGAAATAACAAAATAAAAAATTCTATATTTAACGTAACTTGTGAATCATTACATTTAGGAATACTTCTAGCAATCGTTGGTGGATTCTTAGATGCTTATACTTTTATAGGAAGAGATGGCGTTTTTGCTAATGCTCAAACAGGAAATATTGTCCTAGTAGGCATAGCTGCCTTAAATAAAAATTGGAAAGAAACTTTAGTACAAGCTCTGCCTATTTTAGCATTTATATTAGGAGTAGTAGTTGCTGAAACTATCAAGAAAAACCGTTCTGCTTCTTTTATAAAAAATTCAGAGCGTGCTATATTAATAATTGAAATAATTTTACTTTTCATTATAGGATTTATACCTAATAATGTCTATAATTTTTTTGTAACTGTTACAATTTCTTTTGTAGCATCTATCCAAACTTCTTCTTTTAGAAAATTGGTTGATTCCCCATATGCTACAACTATGTGTACTGGTAATTTACGTTCTGCCTCACAAGCAGCTTATATAGCTTTTACAACAAAAGATAGAGATTCTGCCATAAAGGCCACTCGTTATTTTATTGTAATATTTTCATTTTTATTTGGTGCTTTTTTAGGTGGACTTTTAACATTATCTATTGGATCTAAAGCAGTATGGTTTTCTGTGGTTATATTAATTCTTTCACTAATATTGCTTAATGAAGATAAACTTTAA
- a CDS encoding sensor histidine kinase gives MNLFFKHNKGYIFIYLISLILTTMYCNVMGFIKVGEIIYIFIFNTFILVCFLVFKYYQNRRLYKLLKNGITSLNGTFVELGSSELGESISNILKQQHNLYDAEIRKSNKIHNEHLTFINQWVHQMKTPLSVIQLQLKEYEGEEVALSIGEEVNKLNKGLNMAMYYARIDSFKKDFLVEKVDLKSLVLDIVNEEKRIFIKNKIIPRLEVDKDIRVYSDKKWLKFILDQLIINGIKYSKDKGKELIIKSYEYEKEIKLSVIDSGIGIPSKDIKKVFDPFFTGENGRRFGESTGMGLYIVKEVCKNLGHEVEIKSNINEGTKVTIIFACFP, from the coding sequence ATGAATTTATTTTTTAAACATAATAAAGGTTATATTTTTATATATTTAATAAGTTTAATTCTTACAACAATGTATTGCAATGTTATGGGATTTATAAAAGTTGGTGAGATTATTTATATATTCATATTCAATACATTTATTTTGGTCTGTTTTTTAGTCTTTAAATATTATCAAAATAGGCGATTATATAAACTATTGAAGAATGGAATTACATCCTTAAATGGTACTTTTGTAGAACTAGGTAGCTCAGAATTAGGTGAAAGTATTTCTAACATATTAAAACAACAGCATAATTTATATGATGCTGAAATAAGAAAATCAAACAAGATTCATAATGAACATTTAACTTTTATCAATCAATGGGTTCATCAAATGAAAACACCTTTGTCTGTAATACAACTTCAGCTTAAAGAATATGAAGGAGAAGAAGTAGCTTTAAGTATTGGAGAAGAGGTTAATAAATTAAATAAAGGTTTAAATATGGCAATGTATTATGCAAGAATAGATTCTTTTAAAAAGGATTTTTTGGTGGAGAAGGTTGATTTGAAAAGTTTAGTTCTTGACATAGTGAATGAAGAAAAAAGAATTTTTATAAAGAATAAAATAATTCCTAGACTTGAAGTTGATAAAGATATTAGAGTTTATAGTGATAAAAAGTGGCTGAAGTTTATATTAGACCAGTTGATTATTAATGGTATTAAGTATTCAAAGGATAAAGGAAAAGAATTAATTATAAAATCCTATGAATATGAAAAAGAAATTAAATTAAGTGTCATTGATAGTGGAATAGGAATTCCGAGTAAGGATATTAAAAAAGTATTTGATCCATTTTTTACTGGAGAAAATGGACGTAGGTTTGGGGAGTCTACAGGTATGGGATTATATATAGTAAAAGAAGTATGCAAAAATTTGGGACATGAGGTGGAGATAAAGTCTAATATTAATGAAGGAACAAAAGTTACAATAATATTTGCATGTTTTCCATAA
- the deoC gene encoding deoxyribose-phosphate aldolase, translating into MNISKMIDHTALKPNTTKEQVLKLIDEAKENKFASVCVNPTWVKLASEKLKNTEVKVCTVIGFPLGANTTETKAFEASDAIKNGATEVDMVINVGELKDKNNIYVEKDIKAVVEAAKGKALVKVIIETCLLTKEEKIRACELSKKAGADFVKTSTGFSTGGATAEDIELMRKTVGKDMGVKASGGIHTREEALKMIEAGATRIGASASIAIISE; encoded by the coding sequence ATGAATATTTCTAAAATGATTGATCATACAGCCTTAAAACCAAATACAACAAAGGAGCAGGTCTTAAAATTAATAGATGAAGCTAAAGAAAATAAATTTGCATCTGTTTGTGTTAATCCAACATGGGTTAAATTAGCAAGTGAAAAGTTAAAAAATACTGAAGTTAAAGTATGTACTGTTATAGGATTTCCGCTTGGAGCTAATACAACAGAAACAAAAGCCTTTGAAGCTAGTGATGCCATTAAAAATGGAGCAACTGAAGTAGATATGGTCATCAATGTTGGAGAGCTAAAAGATAAAAATAATATATATGTAGAAAAAGACATAAAAGCTGTTGTTGAAGCAGCAAAGGGAAAAGCATTAGTAAAAGTAATTATTGAAACTTGTCTTTTAACAAAAGAAGAAAAAATTAGAGCTTGTGAGTTATCTAAAAAAGCAGGTGCTGATTTTGTGAAAACATCAACTGGCTTTTCTACTGGAGGGGCTACAGCTGAGGATATTGAATTAATGCGTAAAACAGTAGGTAAGGATATGGGAGTTAAAGCTTCTGGTGGTATACATACTAGGGAAGAGGCTTTAAAAATGATAGAAGCTGGAGCAACTCGTATAGGAGCAAGTGCAAGTATAGCTATTATCTCTGAATAG
- the deoB gene encoding phosphopentomutase, which produces MKPFKRIHIIVMDSVGIGEAPDSKEFNDFGVNTLAHIAEKKNGLQMPNMSSLGLSNIYEIKGVRKAFHPKAYFGKMQEASCGKDTMTGHWEMMGLHIDKPFRVFPEGFPDELIKKIEDFSGRKVIANKPASGTEIIKELGERQLKTGELIVYTSADSVLQIAANEEVIPLDELYKICKYCREITLDEPYTLGRIIARPFVGKTADTFKRTSNRHDYALKPFGETVMNYLQQTNLESIAIGKISDIFDGEGVTRAIRTVSNMDGMDKLISLLDEEFHGISFINLVDFDAAYGHRRDPIGYGNALEEFDKRLPEVFGKLKEDDLLLITADHGTDPTYVGTDHTREFVPLIAYSKRFKEGNNLGIRKTYADLGATVAENFNVKMPKYGESFLQNLK; this is translated from the coding sequence ATGAAACCATTTAAAAGGATACATATAATCGTTATGGATTCAGTTGGCATAGGAGAAGCACCAGATTCAAAAGAATTTAATGATTTTGGAGTAAATACATTAGCGCATATTGCTGAGAAGAAAAATGGTTTACAAATGCCTAATATGTCATCTCTTGGGTTATCCAATATTTATGAAATTAAAGGCGTAAGAAAAGCATTTCATCCCAAAGCTTACTTTGGAAAAATGCAAGAAGCTTCTTGTGGAAAGGATACAATGACAGGACATTGGGAAATGATGGGCTTGCATATTGATAAGCCATTTCGTGTATTTCCAGAAGGTTTTCCAGATGAATTAATTAAAAAAATTGAAGATTTTTCTGGCAGAAAGGTTATTGCAAATAAACCTGCCAGTGGAACAGAAATTATAAAGGAACTTGGTGAAAGACAACTTAAAACAGGAGAATTAATAGTATATACATCAGCAGATTCTGTACTTCAAATTGCTGCAAATGAAGAAGTTATACCACTAGATGAATTATATAAAATTTGCAAGTATTGTCGTGAAATAACATTAGATGAGCCATATACTTTAGGAAGAATTATTGCCAGACCGTTTGTTGGTAAAACTGCGGATACATTTAAAAGAACCTCTAATCGTCATGATTATGCGTTAAAACCATTTGGTGAGACAGTAATGAACTATTTACAACAAACAAACTTGGAGTCTATTGCCATTGGAAAAATTTCAGATATATTTGATGGAGAAGGAGTTACTAGAGCAATCAGAACCGTATCCAATATGGATGGTATGGATAAATTAATTTCGCTACTAGATGAAGAGTTTCATGGCATTAGCTTTATTAATTTAGTGGATTTTGATGCTGCTTATGGACATCGACGTGATCCAATTGGCTATGGGAATGCTTTAGAAGAATTTGATAAAAGATTACCAGAGGTATTTGGAAAATTAAAAGAAGATGATTTATTGTTGATTACAGCAGACCATGGAACTGATCCAACTTATGTTGGAACAGATCATACAAGGGAGTTTGTTCCCCTAATCGCATATTCCAAACGCTTCAAGGAAGGAAATAATTTAGGAATACGTAAGACCTATGCTGATTTAGGTGCCACAGTTGCTGAGAATTTTAATGTAAAAATGCCTAAGTATGGGGAAAGTTTTTTACAAAATTTAAAGTAA
- a CDS encoding undecaprenyl-diphosphate phosphatase, producing MDIIFILKAVIIAIVEGVTEFIPVSSTGHMILVGWAIGFKGEFTKMFEVVIQLGAIMSVVVLYWKKIKESIVEFFEFIFTKGREGKTGFKFGINIIVSSIPMGIAGVLFYSKIKSKFIPEAVIIGFVVGGLLLLIIENKFRNRKYKIESIDKITPKQAFKVGLFQLICIWPGMSRSASTIMGGWIAGLSTPVAAEFSFFMAIPAMIGSTGKDLFEFDYSIMTPTLWISLILGFVVAFIVALIVMRKFIDFLKKKPMRVFAIYRIIAGSLLGILVLTKIITLTA from the coding sequence ATGGATATAATATTTATATTAAAAGCAGTTATAATAGCAATAGTAGAAGGAGTAACCGAGTTTATTCCAGTATCTTCTACAGGACATATGATATTAGTTGGATGGGCAATTGGATTCAAAGGAGAATTTACAAAGATGTTTGAAGTTGTAATTCAGCTTGGAGCGATAATGTCAGTGGTTGTTTTATACTGGAAAAAGATTAAAGAAAGTATAGTAGAATTTTTTGAATTTATATTTACTAAAGGAAGAGAAGGAAAGACAGGTTTTAAATTTGGAATAAATATTATTGTATCATCTATACCAATGGGAATTGCAGGAGTACTGTTTTATAGTAAAATAAAATCAAAGTTTATACCAGAAGCTGTAATAATAGGGTTTGTAGTTGGGGGCTTATTGTTATTAATAATTGAAAATAAATTTAGAAACAGAAAATACAAAATTGAAAGCATAGATAAAATAACTCCTAAGCAAGCATTTAAGGTTGGTTTGTTTCAGTTGATTTGTATATGGCCTGGAATGTCCAGAAGCGCATCTACAATAATGGGTGGATGGATTGCAGGATTATCAACACCAGTAGCAGCAGAATTTTCATTTTTTATGGCAATTCCAGCCATGATAGGCTCTACAGGAAAAGATTTATTTGAATTTGATTATTCCATAATGACACCAACATTGTGGATTTCACTAATATTAGGATTTGTTGTAGCATTTATAGTAGCTTTGATTGTTATGAGAAAATTTATAGATTTTTTGAAAAAGAAGCCAATGAGGGTATTTGCAATTTATAGAATTATAGCAGGTAGTTTGCTTGGAATATTAGTATTAACAAAGATTATTACTCTAACAGCATAG